A DNA window from Malus domestica chromosome 12, GDT2T_hap1 contains the following coding sequences:
- the ABI3L2 gene encoding B3 domain-containing protein At2g36080-like (The RefSeq protein has 1 substitution compared to this genomic sequence): protein MSINHFSSDLSETQWWNANSNPHRQEDPSRHPHSRTHFIPQFYQDTHHHSHAHHSFQPWQLNSQDPTTPMSPTHFHTPTATLNFNLNHHDAVDPNESGQLQSPPPHHRVNSDDSDDEKEPMFEKPLTPSDVGKLNRLVIPKQHAEKYFPLGSGDSGLLLSFEDESGKSWRFRYSYWNSSQSYVLTKGWSRYVKEKRLNAGDVVLFERRRANTDRLSIGWRRRNAVPAHDSGAGGVESSSGGVGGNSSGGGGGWTRMFYFAPHHGSSYPAHQYHHSVAPYPPDCLHAAGSRVQNMNPTASVGNSKILRLFGVNLECQQQAAEHLESEPSTSDGSSSTLSMSSQGPTHGQRQRYPRAAYNYADQHREFTSFSGDVNPMRSNRRG, encoded by the exons ATGTCCATAAACCATTTCTCCTCAGACCTCTCAGAAACCCAGTGGTGGAATGCTAATTCTAACCCCCACCGACAAGAAGACCCCTCAAGACACCCACACAGCAGAACCCATTTCATCCCCCAATTTTATCAAGATACCCACCACCACAGCCACGCCCACCACAGTTTCCAACCCTGGCAGCTCAACTCCCAAGACCCCACCACACCCATGTCCCCCACCCATTTCCATACCCCCACCGCTACCCTCAATTTCAACCTCAACCACCACGACGCCGTCGACCCCAACGAATCAGGCCAACTCCAGTCCCCGCCGCCGCATCACCGCGTCAACTCTGACGACTCCGACGACGAAAAAGAGCCCATGTTCGAGAAGCCCTTGACCCCAAGCGACGTCGGCAAGCTGAACCGCCTCGTGATTCCCAAGCAGCACGCAGAGAAGTACTTCCCGCTCGGCAGCGGCGACTCGGGCCTCCTGCTGAGTTTCGAGGACGAGTCCGGGAAGTCGTGGCGGTTCCGCTACTCCTACTGGAACAGCAGCCAGAGCTACGTCCTCACCAAGGGCTGGAGCCGTTACGTCAAGGAAAAGCGCCTCAACGCCGGCGACGTCGTTTTGTTCGAGCGGCGCCGGGCTAACACGGATCGACTCTCCATCGGCTGGAGACGCCGCAACGCGGTCCCAGCGCACGATAGTGGGGCTGGAGGGGTTGAGAGTAGCAGTGGCGGGGTTGGAGGGAATAGTAGTGGTGGTGGCGGGGGTTGGACAAGGATGTTCTATTCTGCGCCGCATCACGGCTCGTCTTATCCTGCGCACCAGTATCATCATAGTGTGGCGCCATACCCACCTGACTGTCTACATGCAGCAG GGTCCCGTGTCCAGAATATGAACCCAACGGCGTCAGTTGGGAACTCGAAGATACTGAGACTATTTGGAGTGAACTTGGAGTGCCAGCAGCAGGCAGCTGAGCACCTCGAGTCGGAACCATCAACCTCAGATGGCTCGTCGTCGACACTGTCTATGTCAAGCCAGGGTCCGACTCACGGCCAGCGGCAAAGGTACCCTCGTGCAGCTTATAATTATGCCGACCAACACAGG GAATTCACTAGTTTCTCTGGAGATGTCAACCCCATGAGATCAAATCGCCGAGGATAA